In Alkalihalobacterium alkalinitrilicum, a genomic segment contains:
- a CDS encoding helix-turn-helix domain-containing protein, whose translation MAKYSEAFKIKLVTEYLNGNLGYKSLAKKYNMPSQTPIQDWVRAYKIKGIEGLKRRKMKGAYSVQFKMDTIQFMVETGASFQETAEQFRLNNPSLIHRWMKTFNEQGIEGLKPRLKGRSSMSKNTNKPMKKEEKKLTREEELERENELLRLENAYLKKLKAFRENQNAFHEKHKQRWHSNSKKMDSD comes from the coding sequence ATGGCCAAATATAGTGAAGCATTTAAAATAAAGCTTGTTACCGAGTATTTAAATGGAAATCTTGGATATAAGTCACTAGCGAAAAAATATAATATGCCCTCTCAAACACCAATACAAGATTGGGTAAGAGCCTATAAAATAAAAGGGATAGAGGGATTAAAGCGAAGAAAAATGAAAGGTGCCTACTCTGTTCAATTTAAAATGGATACGATACAATTTATGGTAGAGACAGGTGCTTCTTTTCAGGAAACTGCTGAACAATTTCGATTGAATAATCCTTCATTAATTCACCGTTGGATGAAAACATTTAATGAACAAGGGATAGAAGGCCTAAAACCAAGATTAAAGGGGCGATCTTCTATGTCTAAAAACACCAATAAACCAATGAAAAAAGAAGAGAAGAAGTTAACACGCGAAGAAGAACTGGAACGCGAGAATGAATTATTGCGACTAGAAAATGCTTACCTAAAAAAGTTGAAAGCTTTTCGAGAGAATCAGAATGCCTTCCACGAAAAGCACAAGCAAAGGTGGCATTCGAACTCAAAGAAGATGGATTCCGATTAA
- a CDS encoding IS3 family transposase, protein MAFELKEDGFRLKDILLVVGIPEATYHYHVGNFDREDSDSEFKKIITELFKKFHERYGYKRITKELKKLGHSINHKKVYRIMRELGLKCVKFMRKSRKYNSYKGKVGRIAKNRLSRRFSTPIPLQKLVTDITEFKCLDEEKLYLNPILDLYNGEIIAFEIKKRPTLDLVMEPLKETIEIINNHATYRTTIHSDQGWHYQHSQWVKTLKENKVFQSMSRKATCADNASMENFFGILKQEMYYGEELVNYEELKRRIEEYIYWYNHVRSKGKLAGLSPVEYRTQPSQSAA, encoded by the coding sequence GTGGCATTCGAACTCAAAGAAGATGGATTCCGATTAAAAGATATTCTCCTTGTCGTGGGAATTCCAGAAGCAACCTACCACTATCATGTCGGGAACTTTGACAGAGAAGATTCGGACTCAGAATTTAAAAAAATCATTACGGAACTATTTAAAAAGTTTCATGAACGTTATGGTTATAAACGGATCACGAAAGAATTAAAGAAGTTAGGACATTCTATAAACCATAAAAAAGTGTATCGTATAATGCGTGAATTGGGGTTAAAGTGTGTGAAATTTATGAGGAAATCTCGTAAATACAATTCTTATAAGGGGAAGGTTGGAAGAATAGCGAAAAACAGATTATCCCGCCGCTTTAGCACACCTATCCCTCTACAAAAATTAGTAACCGACATTACAGAATTCAAATGTCTAGACGAAGAGAAGTTATATTTAAATCCGATTCTTGACCTTTATAACGGGGAAATTATTGCTTTTGAAATCAAGAAACGTCCCACGTTAGACCTTGTCATGGAGCCTTTAAAAGAAACAATAGAGATAATAAATAATCATGCAACTTATCGCACCACCATCCATTCCGATCAAGGCTGGCATTACCAGCACAGTCAATGGGTGAAGACATTAAAAGAAAATAAAGTATTCCAAAGCATGTCACGTAAAGCAACCTGCGCAGACAATGCTTCGATGGAGAATTTCTTTGGTATTTTAAAGCAAGAAATGTATTATGGGGAAGAATTAGTAAACTATGAAGAATTAAAAAGACGGATTGAAGAATATATCTACTGGTACAACCATGTACGATCAAAAGGAAAATTGGCTGGTTTAAGTCCAGTAGAATACCGAACTCAACCCAGCCAATCAGCTGCATAA
- a CDS encoding TRAP transporter: MFKRNWLYAAVFTMLLIFLTACGGGGSEPTSNQDGDGNSETENNDSEETINLVAATGVSPQHGWVSGFFVPWMEKVTEETNGRVQFEQFHSGELVEITKEYDSMNQGIADVTLFPPIYDPQRFPMSEITMLPLTHSDTYIASKAYEMLLNSDVPLLDGKTFTELEYGDMGLVVMGMPTTMEYSISTTGKEFNSVDDIIGATLRTSSRIHEMYAQRIGANTITMPAMDMFDAMSRGAFEGSFYSIADWSGYGFQDLFMYTFTGVNFGHFNSLIAMTQDKWESLPEDVREIMVNAASELLTQGADVWVNRSEEMIDYSLENGGKFVTSIEELDPEVQEHFLSGIEETWYDYIDLLDDRGMPGKEVVKLWRDLIIEAGGSVPEGVMNLE; this comes from the coding sequence ATGTTCAAAAGAAATTGGTTGTATGCAGCAGTTTTTACAATGTTACTTATTTTTTTAACAGCTTGTGGCGGTGGAGGGAGTGAACCGACTAGTAATCAGGATGGTGATGGAAATTCCGAAACTGAAAATAACGATTCAGAAGAAACTATTAACCTTGTAGCAGCAACAGGTGTAAGTCCACAACATGGGTGGGTTTCTGGATTTTTTGTACCATGGATGGAAAAAGTCACTGAGGAAACGAATGGTAGAGTTCAATTTGAACAATTTCACTCAGGTGAATTAGTTGAAATTACAAAAGAATATGATTCAATGAACCAGGGGATTGCTGATGTAACATTATTTCCACCTATTTATGATCCACAAAGATTTCCAATGTCGGAAATTACAATGTTACCTTTAACTCATTCTGATACGTATATTGCTTCTAAAGCGTATGAAATGTTATTAAATAGTGATGTTCCTCTATTGGATGGTAAAACATTTACAGAGTTAGAATATGGAGATATGGGACTTGTTGTTATGGGAATGCCAACAACGATGGAATACTCTATATCTACGACTGGTAAAGAGTTCAATTCAGTAGATGATATTATTGGTGCAACTTTGAGAACTTCATCACGTATTCATGAAATGTATGCTCAACGCATTGGTGCTAATACAATTACAATGCCTGCAATGGATATGTTTGATGCGATGAGCAGAGGCGCTTTTGAAGGAAGCTTTTATAGTATCGCAGACTGGTCTGGTTACGGCTTCCAAGACTTATTCATGTATACATTTACAGGCGTTAATTTCGGTCATTTCAATTCCCTCATTGCGATGACTCAGGATAAGTGGGAAAGCTTACCAGAAGATGTAAGAGAGATAATGGTAAATGCTGCTTCGGAATTATTAACTCAAGGAGCAGACGTATGGGTAAACAGGTCTGAAGAAATGATTGATTATTCTTTAGAGAATGGTGGAAAATTTGTTACATCAATAGAGGAATTAGATCCAGAAGTTCAAGAGCACTTTTTGAGCGGTATTGAAGAAACTTGGTACGATTACATTGACTTACTTGATGATAGGGGAATGCCAGGTAAAGAAGTAGTTAAATTATGGAGAGATTTAATCATAGAAGCAGGAGGTAGTGTACCAGAAGGGGTTATGAATTTAGAATAG
- a CDS encoding 3-hydroxyacyl-CoA dehydrogenase family protein gives MKIIIHKQGVENMELCVIGGGLMGSGIAQVAAQAGISVEIIDVTSDSLELAQKRITDSVDRFVKKNKIENGDAVLSKISYSTKWDGMSDADIIIEAVPEKLDLKKEIFKKIDEVAKNDCLIATNTSCLSVTDIASVTSRPEKIIGMHFFSPVPMMPLLEIVKGYKTSSETLEQAKQIGEKLGKRMIVAEKDFPGFLMNRIWLPMVNEACFAVMEGVGSPEEIDQGFIDGYGHTMGPLKTIDMAGLDITLWALEALYEGFNDPKYRPCPLLKKMVEAGDLGRKTGKGFYSYNQ, from the coding sequence ATCAAAATTATTATTCATAAACAAGGAGTTGAAAATATGGAATTATGTGTTATTGGTGGAGGTTTGATGGGCTCTGGTATTGCACAAGTTGCAGCACAAGCTGGAATAAGTGTAGAAATCATAGATGTGACCTCAGATTCTCTTGAATTAGCTCAAAAACGAATTACCGATTCAGTTGATCGCTTTGTGAAAAAAAATAAAATAGAAAATGGCGACGCTGTTCTCTCTAAAATTTCTTATTCAACAAAATGGGATGGGATGTCTGATGCGGATATCATTATTGAAGCTGTACCAGAAAAGTTAGATCTAAAAAAAGAGATTTTTAAAAAGATAGACGAAGTAGCTAAGAATGATTGTTTAATTGCAACGAATACTTCTTGTTTGTCAGTAACCGATATTGCTAGTGTTACTTCAAGACCTGAAAAAATAATCGGGATGCACTTTTTTAGCCCTGTTCCGATGATGCCTTTGTTAGAAATCGTTAAAGGATATAAAACGTCCAGTGAAACATTGGAACAAGCTAAACAAATTGGTGAAAAACTCGGGAAGCGAATGATTGTTGCTGAAAAGGATTTTCCTGGTTTTCTTATGAATAGAATATGGTTACCGATGGTAAATGAAGCTTGTTTTGCAGTAATGGAAGGGGTCGGAAGTCCTGAAGAGATTGATCAAGGTTTTATCGACGGCTATGGTCATACGATGGGACCGTTGAAAACAATAGATATGGCTGGACTCGATATCACATTATGGGCATTGGAAGCATTGTACGAAGGATTTAACGATCCTAAATATCGCCCTTGTCCACTACTAAAGAAGATGGTTGAAGCTGGGGATTTAGGGAGGAAAACCGGAAAAGGGTTTTATTCTTACAATCAATAA
- a CDS encoding NAD(P)H-dependent flavin oxidoreductase, with the protein MSTKIPANITDQLELPVISAPMFLVSSANMVVEGCKSGIITTFPLLNARTTESLEEWMTEITEGLEKARNEEPNRKVAPWGVNIIIHHSNKRFEADLELLKKYQPPVVITSLGNPSLVVEVVHEYGGLVFSDVISTKHAKKAASCGVDGLILVCNGAGGHGGTINPVAFIAEVKQFWDGITILAGCLSNGRDVLAAQVLGADFAYMGTRFIATTEAMASEEYKEMLVDSDVDDILYTDAISGVNANFLTPSLRKAGLDLDNLQKPDKIDVAHVDTENEAKAWKDVWSAGQGVGAIKKVQPIAEVVRELKEEYDLAVQAITNYSPTSKV; encoded by the coding sequence ATGTCTACTAAAATACCCGCAAATATTACTGATCAACTCGAATTACCTGTAATTTCGGCACCGATGTTTTTAGTTTCAAGTGCAAATATGGTTGTAGAAGGATGTAAATCAGGTATTATTACCACTTTTCCATTACTAAACGCTCGCACAACTGAAAGTTTAGAAGAGTGGATGACTGAAATTACAGAAGGTCTTGAAAAAGCAAGGAACGAAGAACCTAACCGAAAAGTTGCTCCTTGGGGTGTGAATATTATTATTCATCATTCCAATAAACGTTTTGAGGCTGACTTAGAGCTGTTAAAGAAATACCAACCGCCAGTTGTTATTACATCACTTGGGAATCCTTCTCTAGTAGTTGAAGTTGTACATGAATACGGTGGACTTGTATTTTCGGATGTCATTTCAACGAAACATGCAAAGAAAGCAGCGAGTTGTGGAGTTGATGGCTTAATTCTCGTATGTAACGGTGCAGGTGGACATGGAGGAACGATTAATCCAGTTGCTTTTATTGCTGAAGTTAAACAATTTTGGGATGGAATTACAATCTTAGCAGGATGTTTATCAAATGGAAGAGATGTCCTTGCGGCTCAAGTACTAGGTGCTGACTTTGCATATATGGGAACTCGATTTATCGCAACAACAGAAGCAATGGCAAGTGAAGAGTATAAGGAAATGTTAGTTGATTCTGATGTTGACGACATTCTTTATACGGATGCCATTAGTGGAGTTAATGCAAACTTCCTCACACCGAGTCTTCGAAAAGCAGGCTTAGACCTAGATAATCTGCAAAAACCAGACAAGATCGATGTAGCTCACGTTGATACTGAAAACGAAGCAAAAGCATGGAAAGACGTATGGTCAGCAGGACAAGGGGTTGGCGCAATTAAAAAAGTCCAGCCAATTGCTGAAGTTGTCAGAGAGCTGAAAGAAGAGTATGACCTAGCTGTCCAAGCGATCACAAATTACTCCCCTACTTCTAAGGTGTAA
- a CDS encoding TRAP transporter large permease, with amino-acid sequence MPDILLVAIVLILFFLLLLAGLYIHSILLAVGVIGLLLIERGNIIPGLVGSDPFNQATNYTLTTIPLFVLMAQFILNAGIVKDLFTIVYNISRGKKGLLGALTIIIGGFLGAVSGSGTATAASLGQVAVPELRNHGYKSELAGAIAAAGGSLSGIIPPSLILILFGVISETPVGTLFIGAIIPGILIMFVYIICMFILLARTDSKQEKGTVASFKPIKTSRIIVVFLVGFFISFIIFGGIYAGFVTPTEAGAVGAFAAFIAALILGRVNKDFIYKSFSETLKITGMVIIILIGAKIFSRFVSVSLLPRKLVESIGTLLEYPVIVLIILTFVFFILFMFIEGGAVILMTLPVVLPIVEMMNVDILWFGVFISVICTLGLITPPVGLSVYAVSGVSKIPLEGIFKYSTIFAVVVAIVVCGLLIIFPSLITWLPSTM; translated from the coding sequence ATGCCAGATATTTTACTCGTAGCAATTGTGTTAATTTTATTTTTTTTACTACTATTAGCAGGATTGTACATCCACTCTATATTATTAGCTGTCGGAGTTATTGGATTATTATTAATTGAAAGAGGAAACATAATACCAGGTTTAGTAGGTTCCGACCCTTTTAACCAAGCAACCAATTATACATTAACGACCATCCCGTTGTTTGTTTTAATGGCACAATTTATACTTAATGCTGGAATTGTAAAAGATTTGTTTACCATCGTTTATAATATCTCACGAGGAAAAAAAGGATTACTAGGAGCACTAACGATCATCATTGGTGGATTTTTAGGGGCGGTTTCAGGGTCTGGTACAGCAACGGCGGCATCCTTAGGTCAAGTAGCAGTACCTGAATTAAGAAATCATGGATATAAAAGTGAATTAGCAGGAGCAATTGCAGCTGCTGGAGGATCTTTGTCTGGTATTATTCCTCCAAGTCTTATCTTAATCTTGTTTGGAGTCATTTCTGAAACTCCAGTTGGTACATTATTTATTGGGGCCATTATTCCAGGGATCTTAATCATGTTTGTTTATATTATTTGTATGTTTATTTTGTTAGCTCGTACAGACTCAAAACAAGAAAAGGGAACCGTAGCTAGTTTTAAACCAATTAAAACTTCAAGAATAATCGTTGTATTCCTTGTCGGTTTTTTTATTTCTTTTATTATTTTTGGTGGTATTTATGCAGGGTTCGTTACGCCTACTGAGGCAGGAGCCGTAGGAGCATTTGCTGCATTTATTGCTGCACTCATTTTAGGGAGAGTTAATAAAGACTTTATTTATAAGTCATTTTCAGAAACATTAAAAATAACAGGTATGGTTATTATTATACTAATCGGGGCAAAAATTTTCAGTCGGTTTGTTTCAGTATCATTACTACCGCGGAAACTAGTTGAAAGTATTGGAACTTTACTAGAATATCCCGTTATCGTTTTAATCATTCTTACATTTGTCTTCTTTATCCTTTTCATGTTTATTGAAGGTGGAGCTGTTATTTTAATGACTTTACCAGTCGTATTACCGATTGTGGAAATGATGAATGTCGACATTCTTTGGTTCGGAGTTTTTATTTCTGTCATTTGTACATTAGGTTTAATAACACCGCCAGTTGGGTTAAGTGTTTACGCTGTTTCAGGGGTTAGTAAAATACCATTAGAAGGCATATTTAAATATTCAACCATATTTGCAGTAGTTGTAGCAATCGTTGTATGTGGTTTATTAATAATTTTCCCGAGTTTAATTACGTGGTTACCGAGTACAATGTAA
- a CDS encoding class I adenylate-forming enzyme family protein, whose translation MSWIVHKALTKAVEKFPEKPFLIMDNEQSITFRKLDEISDYLASALLEEGFNKGDYLGILALNQVEWLYTYFATAKIGVGLVALDVRCEKLELEYMLKSSKVKGLICNSTSQDFDFASFINNNKTMFNIKKYIFIGEGFDDSLSFEELIYREPNRKRIEEAKELIREDDTVAVIYTSGTMGWPKGTMLTNKSILTSAKALVEHLSLDECDSITGSIPLSHYGGLTCTVHAALLSYGKVILIPNPLPESVLEVIHKYKPTVLNEMPANYTKICNYKGTKKYDVSSVKICIVGGSNVDTGICQGIINLFTEASLVNLYGLTETSGACLLTKLSDPVEKAQKSIGVPIGDFQAKIVDSEKNELSVGLVGEIVIKGNCIAKGYLELKEGTQNTFNLGNWLFTGDLGYMDHEGYIYYKGQKAEVFRKGECNIYPVEVEKVISSHHKVSAVAGIGGTDLFFGAVDKYFIIPKEGVSVKEDELKDYCRKHLADFKVPKEIVFVEQLPLTLSGKVQKFILKK comes from the coding sequence TTGAGTTGGATCGTGCATAAAGCACTAACAAAGGCAGTAGAAAAGTTTCCTGAAAAACCATTTTTAATTATGGATAATGAACAAAGTATTACATTCCGTAAGCTCGATGAGATTTCTGATTATTTAGCATCGGCTCTATTAGAGGAAGGATTTAATAAAGGAGATTATCTTGGTATCTTGGCTTTAAATCAAGTGGAGTGGCTTTATACGTATTTTGCTACTGCTAAAATAGGTGTTGGATTAGTAGCCTTAGATGTAAGATGCGAAAAACTGGAATTAGAATATATGTTGAAATCTTCAAAAGTAAAAGGTCTTATATGTAATTCGACTTCACAAGATTTTGATTTTGCAAGTTTTATTAATAATAATAAGACAATGTTTAATATAAAAAAGTATATATTCATCGGAGAAGGGTTTGATGACAGTTTATCATTTGAGGAGCTCATTTATAGAGAGCCAAATAGGAAACGAATTGAGGAAGCCAAAGAGCTAATTCGAGAAGATGATACGGTTGCAGTAATTTATACTTCAGGTACAATGGGATGGCCAAAGGGAACTATGCTAACTAACAAAAGTATTTTAACGTCTGCCAAAGCGTTAGTTGAACATTTATCCTTAGATGAATGCGACAGTATAACAGGAAGTATACCTCTAAGTCATTACGGAGGATTGACCTGTACGGTACATGCTGCTCTATTAAGCTATGGAAAAGTGATTTTAATTCCAAACCCCCTACCAGAATCGGTGCTAGAGGTTATCCATAAATATAAACCGACTGTACTCAATGAGATGCCAGCAAATTATACCAAGATATGTAATTACAAAGGTACTAAGAAATATGATGTAAGTTCTGTAAAAATTTGCATTGTTGGAGGATCTAACGTTGATACTGGTATTTGTCAGGGAATTATTAATCTATTTACGGAAGCTTCATTAGTAAACTTATATGGATTGACCGAAACCTCAGGTGCGTGCTTGCTTACAAAGTTATCAGATCCTGTTGAAAAGGCTCAAAAAAGTATCGGTGTTCCTATTGGTGATTTTCAAGCAAAAATTGTAGACAGTGAAAAAAATGAACTTTCTGTAGGACTAGTGGGTGAGATAGTAATAAAAGGAAATTGTATAGCGAAAGGTTATCTTGAATTAAAAGAAGGGACACAAAATACTTTCAATTTAGGCAACTGGCTGTTCACTGGGGATTTAGGTTATATGGATCATGAAGGATACATTTATTACAAAGGTCAAAAAGCTGAGGTGTTTAGGAAAGGGGAATGCAATATATATCCAGTTGAAGTTGAAAAGGTGATTTCTTCTCATCACAAAGTATCTGCTGTTGCAGGAATTGGAGGTACTGATTTGTTTTTTGGAGCAGTAGACAAATATTTTATTATTCCTAAAGAGGGGGTGTCAGTCAAGGAAGATGAACTTAAAGATTATTGTAGAAAACATTTAGCTGATTTTAAAGTGCCGAAAGAAATTGTTTTTGTTGAACAATTGCCACTGACATTGTCCGGAAAAGTACAAAAGTTTATCTTAAAAAAATGA
- a CDS encoding phosphotransferase family protein produces MSVNKKVVKDTIAVRKGEELNYELLGHCLKKELTFLSNEPLEVEQFSAGSSNLTYLVRIGEWEAVLRRAPLGPVNTKAHDMLREYKVLKEMHPVFPLAPKPYIFIEDSSIIGAPFYIMERRHGVLLEKVLPEVQDGNVKLFREVSDTMVDTLVSLHDIDYKKTGLINMTRPDGFLERQVHGWIGRYEKVKTEEITKIEQLKGWILSNMPISPPATIIHYDFHINNVMFTKDNLSQIAGVLDWEMSTVGDPLTDLASALVMWHEDSDPEFFKFHNNNSPITTRKGFMTRNEFIEAYSKKSGRDVSYMHYYMVFAYFKHIVIAQQLYYRWKNGQTNDERFSNLDQFVKLLNEWTLEQTLANN; encoded by the coding sequence ATGTCAGTTAATAAAAAAGTAGTAAAAGATACGATAGCAGTTCGTAAAGGGGAAGAATTAAACTACGAATTACTAGGGCATTGTCTTAAAAAAGAACTTACATTTTTAAGTAATGAACCATTAGAAGTAGAGCAATTTAGTGCTGGTAGCTCAAATTTAACTTATTTAGTTCGGATAGGTGAATGGGAGGCTGTACTAAGAAGAGCGCCGTTAGGTCCAGTGAATACGAAAGCCCATGATATGTTACGAGAATATAAAGTTTTGAAAGAAATGCACCCTGTTTTTCCCCTAGCTCCAAAACCATACATTTTTATTGAAGATAGCTCAATCATTGGTGCTCCCTTTTACATAATGGAAAGGCGTCATGGAGTCCTTTTGGAAAAAGTTTTACCAGAAGTGCAGGATGGTAATGTGAAACTGTTTAGAGAAGTTTCAGACACGATGGTTGACACACTTGTTTCACTACATGACATAGATTACAAAAAAACAGGGCTTATTAACATGACACGACCAGATGGTTTTTTGGAGCGACAAGTTCATGGCTGGATTGGAAGATACGAAAAGGTGAAAACAGAAGAAATCACTAAAATAGAACAATTAAAAGGCTGGATACTTAGTAACATGCCAATTTCACCACCTGCTACAATAATCCATTATGATTTTCATATAAACAATGTAATGTTTACAAAGGACAATTTAAGTCAGATAGCTGGTGTATTGGATTGGGAGATGAGTACAGTCGGCGACCCATTGACTGATCTTGCCTCTGCATTAGTTATGTGGCATGAAGATTCGGATCCTGAATTTTTCAAGTTTCATAATAATAATAGTCCCATTACAACGAGAAAAGGGTTTATGACTAGAAATGAGTTTATTGAAGCGTATTCGAAAAAAAGTGGTCGAGATGTTTCATATATGCACTACTATATGGTTTTTGCTTATTTCAAACATATAGTAATTGCACAACAATTGTACTATCGTTGGAAAAACGGTCAAACAAACGATGAGAGGTTTTCTAATCTCGATCAATTCGTAAAATTATTGAATGAATGGACATTGGAACAAACACTCGCTAATAATTAA
- a CDS encoding TRAP transporter small permease, whose translation MPDIFLKCYKVLNTVKIIGLWISGISLFLMMLFIVGDVVSRNFLSRSIPGGYEFVRNYFMPLTLFPALAFAYGTGIFPRITMVVTKFRMFKQRMIVILLLILEGILFFLITYYGLLYAIESSIQGIAFPAGGNLYPIYPLIFLVPICFGLIIIEIVFLIIKNIMNEEASLSILEEPNELV comes from the coding sequence ATGCCTGATATATTTTTAAAATGTTATAAAGTTTTAAATACAGTTAAGATCATTGGATTATGGATAAGTGGAATTAGCTTATTTTTAATGATGCTGTTCATCGTTGGAGATGTTGTTAGTCGAAACTTTCTGTCAAGGTCAATACCAGGAGGATACGAATTTGTTAGGAATTATTTTATGCCATTAACACTGTTCCCTGCGTTAGCGTTTGCATATGGTACTGGAATTTTTCCTAGAATTACAATGGTTGTTACAAAGTTTCGTATGTTTAAGCAAAGAATGATAGTTATCCTATTATTAATTCTAGAAGGCATACTCTTTTTCCTCATCACATACTACGGCCTTCTCTATGCAATAGAAAGTTCAATTCAAGGAATTGCATTTCCAGCAGGAGGTAACTTATACCCTATTTACCCATTAATATTTTTAGTACCTATTTGTTTTGGGTTAATAATAATTGAAATCGTGTTCTTAATCATTAAGAATATTATGAACGAAGAAGCAAGTTTATCCATTTTAGAGGAGCCGAATGAGCTTGTATAA